In Paraburkholderia caribensis, a single window of DNA contains:
- a CDS encoding DNA gyrase inhibitor YacG, which yields MVTVVKCPSCGRDVRWTPENRFRPFCSERCKQIDLGAWAAEKYKIGGTDEEPPTDDTPGEHRSH from the coding sequence ATGGTCACTGTAGTCAAATGCCCAAGCTGCGGTAGAGATGTCCGCTGGACTCCCGAGAACCGCTTCCGTCCCTTCTGTTCCGAGCGCTGCAAGCAGATCGATCTCGGCGCGTGGGCTGCCGAGAAATATAAGATCGGCGGCACCGACGAAGAGCCGCCCACCGACGACACACCCGGCGAGCACCGCTCGCACTGA
- a CDS encoding prepilin peptidase yields the protein MQTTLTSVSEPSFSGPLVRFADSLGAAFGTLPPGAQIAFAIAFGLVIGSFLNVVVHRLPIMLERAWRAEVSEATDHAFDEDGLPERYNLWLPRSACPHCGHVLRAWENIPVLSYLVLRGRCSHCKTRVSFRYPLLELSSAALALGALISFGATGTALAAFALCATLLAMSAIDIDTHLLPDSMTLPLLWAGLIVNFNSVFASLHDAVIGAIAGYLALWCVHWVFKIVRGVEGMGYGDFKLLAALGAWLGWAALPQIILIAAVTGAVVGLVATWIGRMRFEEPLPFGPFLAAGGAVTLFVGTPLYMALGG from the coding sequence ATGCAGACCACGCTCACGTCCGTGTCAGAACCTTCCTTCAGCGGCCCGCTCGTCCGTTTCGCGGACAGCCTCGGCGCGGCTTTCGGCACGCTGCCGCCGGGCGCGCAGATCGCCTTCGCGATCGCATTCGGTCTGGTGATCGGCAGCTTCCTGAACGTCGTCGTGCACCGCTTGCCGATCATGCTCGAGCGCGCATGGCGCGCCGAAGTGAGCGAAGCGACAGACCACGCATTCGATGAAGACGGCCTGCCCGAGCGCTACAACCTCTGGTTGCCGCGCAGCGCATGTCCGCATTGCGGCCACGTGCTGCGGGCGTGGGAGAACATCCCGGTGCTCAGCTATCTGGTGTTGCGCGGCCGATGCTCGCACTGCAAGACGCGCGTGAGTTTTCGTTATCCGCTGCTCGAACTGTCGAGCGCGGCACTGGCGCTGGGCGCGCTCATCTCGTTTGGCGCAACGGGCACGGCGCTCGCTGCGTTCGCCCTATGCGCGACACTGCTGGCAATGAGCGCAATCGATATCGACACACACCTGTTGCCTGACTCGATGACCTTGCCATTGCTCTGGGCCGGCCTCATCGTCAATTTCAATAGCGTGTTCGCGAGCCTGCATGATGCCGTGATCGGCGCGATCGCAGGCTACCTGGCACTGTGGTGCGTGCATTGGGTGTTCAAGATCGTGCGTGGCGTCGAAGGCATGGGTTATGGCGACTTCAAGCTGCTCGCCGCGCTCGGCGCGTGGCTCGGTTGGGCCGCACTGCCGCAGATCATTCTGATTGCCGCGGTGACGGGCGCCGTGGTCGGTCTGGTCGCGACATGGATCGGGCGCATGCGTTTCGAAGAGCCGCTGCCCTTCGGTCCGTTCCTCGCGGCAGGCGGCGCGGTGACGCTGTTCGTCGGCACGCCGCTTTATATGGCTTTGGGAGGCTGA
- a CDS encoding NUDIX domain-containing protein, with protein MSDAAQSHAGEVNEAGRPVTEVAVGVLVQPDGRYLLAQRPAGKPYEGYWEFPGGKLEPGETVEAALARELHEELGIDVQASHRWHVLEHDYPHAYVRLYFCKVTAWHGEPHGREGQAFAWQTLPAQVSPLLPATIPVLEWLAAE; from the coding sequence ATGAGCGACGCCGCGCAAAGCCACGCGGGCGAGGTGAACGAAGCCGGCCGTCCCGTCACGGAAGTGGCTGTCGGCGTGCTCGTTCAGCCCGATGGCCGCTATCTGCTCGCGCAGCGGCCTGCCGGCAAACCGTACGAAGGTTATTGGGAATTTCCGGGCGGCAAGCTGGAGCCGGGCGAAACGGTGGAAGCCGCGCTCGCGCGCGAATTGCATGAAGAACTCGGCATCGACGTGCAGGCGAGTCACCGCTGGCACGTGCTCGAGCACGACTATCCGCACGCGTATGTGCGTCTCTATTTCTGCAAGGTGACGGCGTGGCACGGCGAGCCGCACGGACGAGAAGGTCAGGCGTTCGCGTGGCAGACGCTGCCGGCGCAGGTGTCGCCGCTGTTGCCCGCGACGATCCCCGTGCTGGAGTGGCTCGCGGCGGAGTGA
- the zapD gene encoding cell division protein ZapD yields MILYEYPFNERIRTLLRLEDLFERFTFFLTQEDAREHHVALTTLFEISEVAGRADLKSDLMKELERQRQTLAPFRGNPGIEQNALEAVLGEIEQTLAGLTQMQGKTGQHLADNEWLASIRSRAIIPGGTCKFDLPSYYAWQQTHPDQRRQDIAKWVMPLLPLRDAAAIVLRLARESGQASKVMAMQGSYQQMLSGRTYQLMQVRVAPELRVIPEASANKYMLWVRFTVQDGDLRPRAVDVDVPFQLTLCSL; encoded by the coding sequence TTGATCCTTTACGAGTATCCCTTCAACGAGCGAATCCGGACGCTGCTGCGCCTCGAAGATCTGTTCGAGCGTTTCACGTTCTTTCTGACTCAGGAAGATGCCAGGGAACATCACGTCGCGCTGACTACGCTGTTCGAAATTTCGGAAGTCGCGGGCCGCGCGGATCTGAAGTCCGATTTGATGAAGGAACTGGAGCGGCAGCGTCAAACGCTCGCTCCGTTTCGCGGCAATCCCGGCATCGAGCAGAACGCCCTCGAAGCCGTCCTCGGCGAAATCGAACAGACGCTCGCCGGGCTGACGCAAATGCAGGGCAAGACTGGGCAGCATCTTGCCGATAACGAGTGGCTCGCCAGCATCCGCAGTCGCGCCATCATCCCGGGTGGCACCTGCAAGTTCGATCTTCCGTCGTACTACGCGTGGCAGCAGACGCATCCCGACCAGCGTCGCCAGGACATCGCCAAGTGGGTCATGCCGCTTCTGCCGCTGCGCGACGCAGCCGCCATCGTGCTGCGGCTCGCGCGCGAATCGGGACAGGCTTCGAAAGTAATGGCCATGCAGGGCAGTTACCAGCAGATGCTGTCGGGTCGCACGTATCAGCTGATGCAGGTGCGCGTGGCACCGGAATTGCGGGTGATCCCGGAGGCCAGCGCCAACAAGTACATGTTGTGGGTGCGCTTCACCGTGCAGGACGGCGATCTGCGTCCGCGCGCGGTCGATGTCGACGTGCCGTTCCAGTTGACGCTGTGCAGTCTTTAA
- the coaE gene encoding dephospho-CoA kinase (Dephospho-CoA kinase (CoaE) performs the final step in coenzyme A biosynthesis.), giving the protein MFAVGLTGGIGSGKSTVADLFAKRGVTLVDTDVIAHRITAPQGLAMPSIATEFGPSFVAEDGSLDRARMRALVFSDETARKRLEAITHPLIRAETERQRQQAPGPYVIVVVPLLVESGSWKTRVNRVLAVDCSVETQIARVMRRNAFTREQVLAIIARQATREARLAAADDVIVNDNRSLEELDVDVDRLHRTYVSLAGA; this is encoded by the coding sequence ATGTTTGCTGTTGGACTCACGGGCGGCATCGGCAGCGGCAAGTCCACGGTCGCCGATCTGTTCGCAAAACGCGGCGTGACGCTCGTCGATACAGACGTGATCGCGCATCGCATCACGGCGCCGCAGGGTCTCGCCATGCCGTCCATCGCAACGGAGTTCGGTCCGTCGTTCGTCGCCGAAGACGGCTCGCTCGATCGCGCCCGTATGCGCGCGCTCGTCTTTAGTGACGAGACGGCGCGCAAACGACTCGAAGCAATCACGCATCCGTTGATCCGCGCGGAGACCGAGCGTCAGCGTCAGCAGGCGCCCGGCCCATATGTGATCGTCGTCGTACCGCTGCTCGTCGAGTCGGGTAGCTGGAAAACACGTGTGAATCGCGTGCTGGCCGTCGATTGCAGCGTCGAAACCCAGATCGCTCGCGTCATGCGCCGCAATGCGTTCACGCGCGAACAGGTGCTCGCGATCATCGCGCGGCAGGCGACGCGCGAAGCGCGACTCGCCGCCGCCGACGATGTCATTGTCAACGACAACCGGTCGCTCGAAGAACTCGACGTTGACGTCGATCGGCTTCATCGCACGTATGTTTCGCTCGCGGGCGCGTAA
- a CDS encoding type II secretion system F family protein, with protein sequence MTSTAIQEQRFEWRAFDAQGMRRRGTVIAPDLSTARALLKQDALYAVEWTARGAAPQPKARAADVTLFTRQLSSLLRAGLPLAPSLELLAHASSNDHARSKGMPRIVHALARDITAGVGFSAALARHPTQFGALYCQLVEVGEASGALPTVLARLADDRERAAAQRAKVRAALTYPVAILLLALAITAALLVWVVPTFKQIFDGFGAKLPAPTQLVLAMSAAAGRWSVPLASLACVFVFAVRRVLRRSEAARLQFARAALRLPVAGSLLTTLCAARWSRALGTLLSAGTPLADAFDSLTHATGNPWFDRATVAISAQLRRGVRLAPAMREAQCFPEEIVQPVAIAEESGTLDTMLLDVASLSDRQVDEKIAGLASLCEPLVIVVLGGLVGGLVVAMYLPIIQLGNVV encoded by the coding sequence ATGACGTCTACGGCCATCCAGGAACAGCGCTTCGAGTGGCGCGCGTTCGACGCGCAAGGTATGCGCCGGCGCGGAACGGTGATCGCGCCAGACCTCTCGACGGCGCGCGCGTTGCTGAAGCAAGACGCGCTGTATGCCGTCGAATGGACTGCACGCGGGGCGGCACCTCAGCCAAAAGCACGCGCCGCCGACGTCACGTTGTTCACCCGTCAGCTATCGAGTCTGCTGCGCGCGGGCTTACCGCTCGCGCCATCGCTCGAACTGTTGGCGCATGCATCATCGAATGACCACGCGCGAAGCAAAGGGATGCCGCGCATCGTCCACGCGCTGGCGCGCGACATCACCGCGGGCGTGGGCTTTTCGGCGGCGCTTGCCCGTCACCCGACGCAGTTCGGCGCGCTGTATTGCCAGCTGGTCGAAGTCGGCGAGGCCTCGGGCGCGCTGCCAACGGTCCTTGCCCGCCTCGCCGACGACCGTGAGCGCGCCGCTGCCCAGCGCGCGAAAGTGCGCGCTGCGCTCACTTATCCCGTTGCGATCCTGTTGCTTGCGCTCGCGATCACCGCCGCGCTGCTCGTGTGGGTCGTCCCGACGTTCAAGCAGATCTTCGACGGTTTCGGCGCAAAGCTGCCCGCGCCGACGCAACTCGTACTCGCGATGTCCGCCGCGGCTGGCCGCTGGAGCGTGCCGCTCGCCTCGCTCGCGTGCGTGTTCGTATTCGCGGTGCGTCGCGTGCTGCGGCGCTCGGAAGCCGCTCGTCTGCAGTTCGCCCGCGCGGCGCTGCGTCTGCCCGTCGCCGGTTCGCTGCTCACCACGCTGTGCGCGGCGCGCTGGAGCCGCGCACTCGGTACGTTGCTGTCGGCAGGCACGCCGCTCGCCGACGCATTCGATTCGCTCACGCACGCAACGGGCAACCCATGGTTCGATCGCGCGACCGTCGCGATCTCAGCGCAACTGAGGCGCGGCGTGCGACTCGCGCCCGCCATGCGCGAAGCGCAATGTTTCCCCGAAGAAATCGTGCAACCGGTCGCCATCGCCGAAGAATCGGGCACGCTGGATACGATGCTGCTCGATGTCGCGTCGCTGAGCGATCGTCAGGTAGACGAAAAGATCGCGGGGCTCGCGAGCCTGTGCGAGCCGCTCGTGATCGTCGTGCTGGGCGGGCTGGTCGGCGGTCTGGTCGTCGCGATGTATCTTCCCATCATCCAACTTGGCAACGTGGTGTAG